Within Cytophagia bacterium CHB2, the genomic segment CTTCGCGGATTCTCTGCGTCTTTGCACCTTTGCGTACGCTTTTGTTTTTCGTATGGCCTTACCATTAAAACGCGCCACTTCTTTCATCAACGCCAGAGTCCTAAACGAGGATGGCATCATCGCCGCTTCACTTCGTTTGAAGCGCGGCCGCTTTGATGAAACCGACGCACAGCCTCACAACGGCGATTTGATTGTCGATCTCAATGGCGACCTTATCGCGCCGGGCTTGATCAATGCCCACGATCATCTCGAATTCAACTGCTTCAAGCGCCTGAAATGGCGCGAGAAGTATCGCAATGCCGCGGAGTGGATTGCCGACTTTCAGCCGCGCTTTGAAACAGATCCGGATTTGCTCGGGCCATTGGCAATTCCCCTCGCCGATCGGCTCTGGATCGGCGGCCTCAAGAATTTGCTCAGCGGCGTCACGACAGTATGCCATCACAATCCCTGGCATCGCGCGCTGGACAACGGCTTTCCGGTGCGCGTCGTCAAAAACTTTCGCTACAGCCACTCGCTGCTGATCGATGGCGACAAAGTTGCAAACAGCTACCGTCGCACGCCGCACGATTGGCCCTGGATCATCCACCTCGCCGAAGGCATTGACGATGCGGCCGCAGCGGAGTTGACGCGGTTACAGGCATTGCAATGTTTGCACGCCAACACCGTTCTCGTCCACGGCGTTGGATTTACAACCGCCGATCACGCGCGTGTGATCGACAGCGGCGGAGCATTGATTTGGTGCCCGTCCTCGAATCAATTTCTTTTCGGAGAAACCGCGAACATAGCCGCATTTACCGCAGCGCATCGGGTTGCGCTCGGCAGCGACTCACGCTTGAGCGGCGAGCGTGATTTTCTAGCGGAGTTGAAAATCGCGCATGCTGCAAATCAAGTTGATGCCAAAACTCTGTTTCGCATGATCACCTGTGATGCCGCGAAAATTCTGCGCCTGCCGTACGCCGGGCGCATCGCCGCAAATCTGCCCGCGGATTTGACGGTTTTTCGATCAACAAAGGCAGATCCGTTCGCGTGCATCATTTCAGCGCAACGCGCGGATATCCGCCTGGTGATGATCGCCGGCCAGCCGCAAATCGGCGATTTGGACATGGCTCCGTTTTTCGCAGCCGCGAAGGTGGCAACCGCCCGTATCAGAATCGACGGCGTTGATAA encodes:
- a CDS encoding amidohydrolase, producing MALPLKRATSFINARVLNEDGIIAASLRLKRGRFDETDAQPHNGDLIVDLNGDLIAPGLINAHDHLEFNCFKRLKWREKYRNAAEWIADFQPRFETDPDLLGPLAIPLADRLWIGGLKNLLSGVTTVCHHNPWHRALDNGFPVRVVKNFRYSHSLLIDGDKVANSYRRTPHDWPWIIHLAEGIDDAAAAELTRLQALQCLHANTVLVHGVGFTTADHARVIDSGGALIWCPSSNQFLFGETANIAAFTAAHRVALGSDSRLSGERDFLAELKIAHAANQVDAKTLFRMITCDAAKILRLPYAGRIAANLPADLTVFRSTKADPFACIISAQRADIRLVMIAGQPQIGDLDMAPFFAAAKVATARIRIDGVDKLMAAGIAHRLQRAAVSEPGLDIFRA